GCCACCACAGCCGTCGCCAACGCCCGCGGAATCGCTCCGTGCAATCGGGCCGCGCTGACACCCATTACGACGGCATCGTCGGCGCTGTAGGCCGCAACCGCGATACCGGCTGCCGCTGCCTCCAAGCCAGGCATCCACTCGGTTCCGACCCGGTCGTCGGGCATCGCTACGTAGAAGCCCGTCGCCACTCGATGCAGCAGACCCACGTTCGTCAGCCTCGCAAGCTCGGCGCGCGGGTGCGCGTAGACATCGGCCGCCGTCGCGGCCCGCACCATCCGCATCGGAAGCCGCGCGAACTCGGGAGGTAACCCGGTTTGACGGCGTCGAACATCGCTAGTCGTCACAGTCACCTCCATAAAATGTCGGATACGTAGGCTCCAAGCCTACAGAACCGATACTGATTACAACGCGCACTTCGGCCCGGCAACCTCCCTCACCGTCCGAGCGCATCCACCTACACCCACACGAATGCTCACTGATGAGTTGGCGACGAGTTGTGACATTCAGTGACACCGAACGCCGAATCGAGCCGCCGAACCGGCAAATCCCCAGGTCACAAACAACACATAAACCCAGGTGGACGAACCGGGCTCGCACAAGAAACGAGCGGCCGAAACAGGCCAAAAAGATACGGCCCCAACCATTTTCACTGGTCAGGGCCGTCTGGTGGAGCCTCCTAACGGGATTGAACCGTTGACCGCTCGCTTACAAGGCGAGTGCTCTACCGCTGAGCTAAGGAGGCGTTGGTGCTGAGCCAGCATATCCACTCACTCCTCGCTCAGTAACAGCAGGTACCTTGTGCGTGGATCACCCCAGCTATGTAAAGACGGTCATGACTTTCCTGCAAGACGTGACGGCCTCGCTCAGCCGTCTCACCGGCGAGCGTCGCGCCACCATCGACACCCCTACAGCCGCACCTTCACCACTGCGGCCGATCGACCTCACCGACGATGCTGTGGTGGCAGAAGTGCTGGATCTGGCGGTACGCGTCGGTGAGGTTCTTCTTGCGTCGGGGACTTCCGCGATGGATACGGCATCTCAGGTGCAGTACATCGCGGCAACCTACGGCCTCGCTCGTTGCGATGTCGATGTCACCTACAACTCCATTACGATCAGCGCTCACCGCGGCCCGACGCGGCCGCCGGCGTCGACGATGCGGATCGTGGAATACCGGTCGATGGATTTCACGCGTCTGGCAGCGGTGGACAACTTGATTCGCGATGTCCGCGTCAAGATGGTGACGCCGGCGTTTGCGCGCGAGACGTTGGACGCCATCACCAAGGCCCCGCACCCGTACAACCGTTGGATCGCGACGCTTGCCTGGTCCGGCATGGCAGCGGCGATCAGCGTGTTGGTCGGTGGCGATGCGCTCGTGGCGGTGGTGAGTTTCTTGACGACGATGGTCATCGACCGGATCGGTCGAGTCCTGAACCGGGTCGGTCTGCCGTTCTTTTTTCAGCAGGTGGTCGGCGGGTTCGTTGCGGCGACCCCAGCCATCACGCTGTACAACTTTCAGGATCAGTTGAATATCACGATTTCGCCGTCGTTGGTCATCGCGGCGGGAGTGACGGTGTTGCTATCGGGATTGTCGTTGGTGGGTTCGGTTCAGGACGCTATTACCGGGGCACCGATCACTGCGTCGGCACGGTTCTTCGAAGTTCTGATGATGACGGGCGGGATCATCGCCGGTGTTGCGACGTCGTTGAAGATCGCCGCGATCGTCGGAAGCGATCTGCCGCTGATCACCAACAACCCGCCCCCTGGCATCGACGAGTTGCCGACGAAGGTGCTGGCGGGTGCTGCAGCCTCGTTGTTCTATGCGCTGGCCTGCTACGCGGAGCGTCGTGCGTTGACGGCCGCGTTCCTCGGCGGCTTCGCTGGTGCCCTGGTCTACCTGCTCATTCAGACGCTGTCCACCGGGCCGATCATCGCGTCGGCGTTCGCGGCGACCGTCGTCGGTTTCGCCGGTGGTCTGATGGCACGTCGCGCGCTGATTCCGCCGCTGATCGTCGCGGTCGCCGGCATCACACCGCTGCTGCCTGGTCTGTCGCTGTACCGAGGCCTCTACGCACTGCTCAACGACCAGCTACTGCTCGGCATCAGTGCGTTGCTCGCGGCGTTCGGTATCGGTTGTGGTCTCGCAGCTGGGGTCACGCTCGGCGAGTGGGGTGCGCGTACGTTGCGTCGTCCACGCATCTTGGCTCGCACCGAAGAACTGCTACGTCCTACTCTTCGACGCAGAGAAGAACCGCGCCGCCCGGTTGTTCGTCGGCGACGCGGTCCTGTCGAGCTCAAGAAAAAGAAGAAGGTCTAAGCCTCGGGGGTTCCCTCTGCGGACTGACGTGCAGCTGCGTCGGCCTCCATTGCTTCACGGAGGCTGCGGGGGCGCATGTCCGTCCAGTTCTTCTCCACGTACTCCAAGCATGCTGCACGGGTGTCTTCACCGAAGACGACCTTCCAGCCCTGAGGTACATCGGAGAATGTGGGCCACAACGAGTGCTGGTCTTCGTCGTTGACCAGCACGAAGAAGCGTCCGTCTTCGTCATCGAATGGATTGGTACTCATCTCGCCTCACTCGTCGCAAACGTATTGTTATCGGCAGTCTTCAATGTGAAGTGCCCCCGACCCTAGCAACGCACAGTATCGCACTCGAGTGCCGATGCTGGAGGTCAGCTTCGAAGAAACGCCAGCACGGCGCTGTTGATCGCCTCTGGCCGCTCCAAATATCCGAAGTGCCCGACGTCGGGAATCTCGACGTATTGGGCGTCGGGGATCGCCTTCGCCAGCTCCGCGCTCAGGTACGGGGGGATCATCCGGTCGTGCTCGAAACCGACCGACAAGCAGGGCACGGAGATCTTTCCGTAGGCGGCACTTCTGTCGAAGTTCTCGTCCATCCCCAGCTGAGCCCGCACGCCGGGTGATGTCGGGGCCGTCGAGAATTCGAACAGGTCGAGCCAGTCACGCGCCGATCGGGAGTCGGCAAGTGTGGTCGGGGACAGGTTCATCACGGCCGTGATCGCCGCGGCGTACTTCGGTGGTAATACAGTCTTGGCGTCGGCGAGTTCGCGTTCACCTTCGCCGAGTGTCTTCTGAAACTCGTCGAGACGGGCATGTCCGGCGAGGAATACCGCTTTGCGGACCAGTTCGGGTCGCGCCAGCGCCAGTTCCTGCGCGACGCGTGAGCCCATCGAGGTACCGACGACATATGCCTTCTCGTCGCCCTCACGAATCAGTTCGATGAGTCCGGCGGTATCGGCTACGAGATCGTCGATTTTCATGCCCTGCGCACTCTCCGACGAGGGCGCTATCCCACGATTGTCGAAATAGCAGACGCGGTAGCCGGCTTCGACGAGTTCGGGGACCTGATGCAGGTCCCACACTCGTCCCGGGCTACCGGTGCCCATGATGAGAACGACCAAATCGCCAGAACCTTTGACCTGGTAATTCAGCGAAATCCCGTTCACGGTTGCGATCGGCATGTAACTCCTTTGCTCGTCTGCGGCTGGAAGAGAGCTTACGACCGAGCCGGCGAAGTGGTCGACCGGCGGGTTTCCG
This region of Rhodococcus sp. PAMC28707 genomic DNA includes:
- a CDS encoding type IV toxin-antitoxin system AbiEi family antitoxin encodes the protein MTTSDVRRRQTGLPPEFARLPMRMVRAATAADVYAHPRAELARLTNVGLLHRVATGFYVAMPDDRVGTEWMPGLEAAAAGIAVAAYSADDAVVMGVSAARLHGAIPRALATAVVAVPTRHDPIRLADRQAVVRFVVRDTARLDAERIDTELGPVLVTTPEQTVLDLVKRPGLGDAEGEVWPAVEQLHRKCDRGVLAEIAGAQKMRTTLTRLQGRLGERG
- a CDS encoding threonine/serine exporter family protein; this encodes MTFLQDVTASLSRLTGERRATIDTPTAAPSPLRPIDLTDDAVVAEVLDLAVRVGEVLLASGTSAMDTASQVQYIAATYGLARCDVDVTYNSITISAHRGPTRPPASTMRIVEYRSMDFTRLAAVDNLIRDVRVKMVTPAFARETLDAITKAPHPYNRWIATLAWSGMAAAISVLVGGDALVAVVSFLTTMVIDRIGRVLNRVGLPFFFQQVVGGFVAATPAITLYNFQDQLNITISPSLVIAAGVTVLLSGLSLVGSVQDAITGAPITASARFFEVLMMTGGIIAGVATSLKIAAIVGSDLPLITNNPPPGIDELPTKVLAGAAASLFYALACYAERRALTAAFLGGFAGALVYLLIQTLSTGPIIASAFAATVVGFAGGLMARRALIPPLIVAVAGITPLLPGLSLYRGLYALLNDQLLLGISALLAAFGIGCGLAAGVTLGEWGARTLRRPRILARTEELLRPTLRRREEPRRPVVRRRRGPVELKKKKKV
- a CDS encoding MbtH family protein encodes the protein MSTNPFDDEDGRFFVLVNDEDQHSLWPTFSDVPQGWKVVFGEDTRAACLEYVEKNWTDMRPRSLREAMEADAAARQSAEGTPEA
- a CDS encoding alpha/beta hydrolase → MPIATVNGISLNYQVKGSGDLVVLIMGTGSPGRVWDLHQVPELVEAGYRVCYFDNRGIAPSSESAQGMKIDDLVADTAGLIELIREGDEKAYVVGTSMGSRVAQELALARPELVRKAVFLAGHARLDEFQKTLGEGERELADAKTVLPPKYAAAITAVMNLSPTTLADSRSARDWLDLFEFSTAPTSPGVRAQLGMDENFDRSAAYGKISVPCLSVGFEHDRMIPPYLSAELAKAIPDAQYVEIPDVGHFGYLERPEAINSAVLAFLRS